The Prevotella herbatica genome contains the following window.
CCCACTCTGATTTGATAATCAGGTGTAAGATCATTTTTCTTGTATAGGCTCTTTAGCTTCATGCCATAGAACTGAGCTATGCTATACATACTTTCTCCAGGTCTAACAATATGTGGACGTCTCTTATATGCCTTATCAGCTTTAGAGCGCTTTTTCTTAAGATAAATAACCTCTCCTTCCTGAAGTATATCGCGCTTATTTCGTTCATTATATCTAGCAATCTTTCTGTATGAAATATCAATCTCTTTGCCTATACTCTTGAAGGTATCACCCTTGCGTGCCTTAATATAATAGTTTTTGTTGTATATATATATAGGATGAAGAATCATACCGCTACGAGCATGAGAACTTTCTACACCATGTTTCGCCATAAACTTGTCATAAGAACTGGCTGTATCATATTGATATAATTTATAGAGTTCAATTATACCAATAAGTTTTGGTGCATATTGCGGATTTGTTGCATAGCCGCATGCCTTTAGTCCATAAGCCCATCCACGATAATCAGTTCTGTCTAATGAGAACAGACGACTATATCTAACATTATTTTTGAGAAACTTGCTATGATCTTCATAACTCTGCAAAGCATTGTCATAAGCACGGAAACACTCATTCACAGCATCATCATCAGTATAAACAGAAGCCCCTAACCAATCATGACATTTAATACCAAAATGATTGTTGCCATTTACTGTCAAAGAACTTCTTCCAGCAGAACTCTCAAATACACCCTGCGCCAGAGTTATACTTGCTGGAATATTATACTTCAGCATTTCCTCTATTGCAAGATCCTTATATTGGTTTATATATGACTGATATGCTGAATTCCACTTCATCTGCGCCATACCATTTATGGAAGAGATGAAAAGAATTAGCAACAAAACGTTTATTTTCCTCATAATAATATGTATATTTTACAAAATTACGAAATATCATAAAAAATACAAAAAAAAACGGCAGCTTTAATAATTATTAGTAATTTTGCTTTATGTTTGACAAAACAAAATTAATAATAGCTTTTGGGTCTAACTTTGAGCCACAGATAAATATTGCAAAGGCAAAACAACAGCTTTCGTCTATTTTTGAGACGACTGAATTTTCATCTGAAATATGGACTGATCCTATTAATATAAAGTCTGAAAAATTCATAAACTGTATCGCTATTGCCGAAACATCATTTGATTTAAATTCTGTATTATCCTCTCTTAAGGATATTGAAGATCTATGTGGCAATACTATTGAAAAGCGCAAATGCGGTAAAGTTATTATGGATGTCGACATATTAAAGTATGGTGACACTATCATGCACAATGATGACTGGAAAAGACCATATATAATACAATTACTTAAAGAACTTCATATCAATATAAAATGAAAAAATATATATTATTGCTTTTTGCATTTGCTTTTTGTATTCATTCATATTCACAGAAATTTAATGAATACTTCAATGACAGTACATTGCGTATAGACTATATCTTCTCTGGAGACGCAAAACAACAGCACATTAGCATTGACAAGCTAAACTGTTCTCCGCGTTGGTATGGAAAACGAAACAAACTTTCTGAAATTCCAGTTGAAGGTAACGGACAGATTACCGTGCGTGATCATAAATCACATAAAACGATATACAAGAACTCTTTCTCAACTTTATTTCAGGAATGGCTTTCTTACGATGAAGCAAAGACTACAAGTAAAAGTTTTCAAAATGTTTTCATCGTACCGATGCCGAAAGATACGGTTGATATAACTGTTGATTTAAGAAACAACAGACGCGATATTATGACAACCTTCACGCATCAGGTAGTTCCGACAGATATATTAATACGAAAAATAGGATTTAAGGATCGCACAAAATTTATAAATATTCTGCAACCTGAAGATACATCAAATTGTATTCACATCGCTTATGTAGCTGAAGGTTACAAAGATAGCGAAATGAATACATTTGTAGATGATGTGAATAAAGCGGTAGAATCATTATTCTATTACGAACCATTTAAAAGTCTAAAGTCGAAATTCAGCATCGTTGCTGTTGAATCTCCTTCTATAGAAAGCGGTACTAGTGAACCTGGTAAAGGAATATGGAAGAAGACCGCACTTAGCAGTCATTTTGATACATTTTACAGTGAAAGATATTTGACTACACTAAATCTTGAAGACCTGCATGATTGGCTCGCAGGAATTCCTTACGAGCACATTATTGTACTCGTAAACTCTTCACGTTACGGTGGTGGCGGCGTTCTTAATTCATATAATCTTACCACCGCTCACAATCCACGCACTAAACCAGTTGTAGTACATGAATTCGGACATAGCTTTGCTGGACTTGGTGATGAATATGGATATGATTTTGAACTTATTCCCATGTACCCTAAGGATGTAGAACCGTGGGAACAGAACCTCACTACCCTAGCTGATTTTCATGGAAAATGGGAAGACATGATTTCACATAAAACAAAGATTCCAACACCTGTAAACGAAAAGACTAAAAAGCAGGTAGGAGTATTTGAAGGTGGTGGATATGCAGTGAAAGGTGTGTATCGTCCAATGTTCGACTGTAGAATGAGAACAAATGAATATCCAGAATTCTGCCCTGTTTGCCGCCGTGCAATTACCAGAATTATTAATTTCTATACAGAGAAATAAATATAAGATAAAAAGTCTGCCGTAAAATATATTACGGCAGACTTTTTTTATTGTTATTTCTTGTTTGCGACCATGTTTATGAAATACTCATGAACAAATGTCGATTCATTTAATTCTGGATGAAAAGACGTAACCAATTGGTTTTTCTCTCTGGCTGCAACAATGTGATTACCAACATTTGACAATACTTCTACATCTTTGTCTACACCTTTTATATATGGTGCCCGAATAAAAGTCATCGGAATCTTATTGCCGGCAAACATATCTTCAGTATAAAAACTTCCAAGCTGTCTACCATACGCATTTCTGCAGACATTAATATCCATTGTTGAAATCCTGTCAAAGTCTTCATTTTCAACCGTCTTAGCTAATAATATAAGACCGGCACATGTTCCAAATACTGGCAGTCCACTCTCTATATCATTCTTTATCGGTTCTAGAAGTTCTAGTTCATTAAGCAACTTAAACTGTGTAGTGCTTTCACCTCCGGGAATAATCAGTCCGTCCTTTTCACGTGACCAGTCCTTTATATTACGGATTTCAAAGCTATCTACACCGATCTTGTTCAAGATGCGTTCATGCTCAATAAAAGCTCCTTGTAATGCAAGAACACCTATTTTCATTATTTACCGCGTTCTGCCATCAGGAGTTTTATTTCCTGTTCATTTATACCAACCATTGCTTCACCTAAGTCACAGCTTAATTCTGCCAACA
Protein-coding sequences here:
- a CDS encoding M64 family metallopeptidase, which codes for MKKYILLLFAFAFCIHSYSQKFNEYFNDSTLRIDYIFSGDAKQQHISIDKLNCSPRWYGKRNKLSEIPVEGNGQITVRDHKSHKTIYKNSFSTLFQEWLSYDEAKTTSKSFQNVFIVPMPKDTVDITVDLRNNRRDIMTTFTHQVVPTDILIRKIGFKDRTKFINILQPEDTSNCIHIAYVAEGYKDSEMNTFVDDVNKAVESLFYYEPFKSLKSKFSIVAVESPSIESGTSEPGKGIWKKTALSSHFDTFYSERYLTTLNLEDLHDWLAGIPYEHIIVLVNSSRYGGGGVLNSYNLTTAHNPRTKPVVVHEFGHSFAGLGDEYGYDFELIPMYPKDVEPWEQNLTTLADFHGKWEDMISHKTKIPTPVNEKTKKQVGVFEGGGYAVKGVYRPMFDCRMRTNEYPEFCPVCRRAITRIINFYTEK
- a CDS encoding 2-amino-4-hydroxy-6-hydroxymethyldihydropteridine diphosphokinase, which produces MFDKTKLIIAFGSNFEPQINIAKAKQQLSSIFETTEFSSEIWTDPINIKSEKFINCIAIAETSFDLNSVLSSLKDIEDLCGNTIEKRKCGKVIMDVDILKYGDTIMHNDDWKRPYIIQLLKELHINIK
- a CDS encoding glucosaminidase domain-containing protein, coding for MRKINVLLLILFISSINGMAQMKWNSAYQSYINQYKDLAIEEMLKYNIPASITLAQGVFESSAGRSSLTVNGNNHFGIKCHDWLGASVYTDDDAVNECFRAYDNALQSYEDHSKFLKNNVRYSRLFSLDRTDYRGWAYGLKACGYATNPQYAPKLIGIIELYKLYQYDTASSYDKFMAKHGVESSHARSGMILHPIYIYNKNYYIKARKGDTFKSIGKEIDISYRKIARYNERNKRDILQEGEVIYLKKKRSKADKAYKRRPHIVRPGESMYSIAQFYGMKLKSLYKKNDLTPDYQIRVGDSLRVY
- the pdxT gene encoding pyridoxal 5'-phosphate synthase glutaminase subunit PdxT, translating into MKIGVLALQGAFIEHERILNKIGVDSFEIRNIKDWSREKDGLIIPGGESTTQFKLLNELELLEPIKNDIESGLPVFGTCAGLILLAKTVENEDFDRISTMDINVCRNAYGRQLGSFYTEDMFAGNKIPMTFIRAPYIKGVDKDVEVLSNVGNHIVAAREKNQLVTSFHPELNESTFVHEYFINMVANKK